The following proteins come from a genomic window of Pirellula staleyi DSM 6068:
- a CDS encoding heavy metal translocating P-type ATPase yields the protein MTAKTKLEIALLLPKVLDARDACIQRLSDLLKGKEGIETAHLVEHAAQGRDEICIHYDPQRLSLGAVRDLARRAGAQLDQRYGHLLLSAETMYAQQALTAEARARQLPGVLDAAISPSGALRIEFDRHATDDQAILAGLRTLGLRIIEPQAKAAPAESHAAVARPHLGQHDHKQEHEHRRFFGERTELIFALICGGLLLGGWLLSTFASFSPWVPIGIFLAAYFFGGFFTLLEAIKSIRVGRFEIDFLMLVAAIGAATLGEWAEGALLLFLFSLGHALEHYAMGRAKRAIEALAELAPQIALVRRDNKTEEVAVQQLRLADVVVIKPNERIPADGFVILGEGSVNQAPITGESVPVEKRPVEDIPQAAANPDRLESQHRVFAGTINGSGSLEIQVTKLSGDSTLARVVKMVKEAETQKSPTQRFTDNFERYFVPAVLGTVTLLLFAWVVIDEPFSMSFYRAMAVLVAASPCALAISTPSAVLSGVARAARGGVLVKGGAPLENLGRLSSIAFDKTGTLTEGKPRLTDVVCSAGVTENELLQVAVAVESLSDHPLAAAVVLGGKARLRSDPVLAAQDVQSITGRGVKATVDGQQIYIGKERLFAEVEGTPLPEFLRAADDQLKASGRTTMIVRRGDSYLGVLGLMDTPREAARQVIRRLHTLGIKRMIMLSGDNQQVASAVATAVGIDEAQGDLMPDAKVAAIKKLNLAGGVAMVGDGVNDAPAMANATVGIAMGAAGSDVALETADVALMSDDLNHLPFAVGLSRQTSRIIRQNLWLSLGMVAFLVPATILGLRLGPAVLLHEGSTLLVVLNALRLLAYQDSSAPAP from the coding sequence ATGACTGCGAAAACCAAACTTGAAATCGCTCTCCTCTTGCCCAAGGTGCTCGATGCGCGGGATGCCTGCATCCAGCGACTTAGCGATTTGCTGAAAGGGAAAGAGGGGATCGAGACTGCGCATCTGGTGGAACATGCAGCCCAAGGTCGCGACGAGATTTGCATCCACTACGATCCTCAGCGACTCTCGCTAGGTGCAGTGCGAGACTTGGCCCGACGTGCCGGTGCGCAGCTCGATCAGCGGTATGGCCATCTTCTGCTGAGCGCGGAAACGATGTACGCCCAGCAGGCACTAACGGCAGAGGCGCGAGCGCGACAACTCCCCGGAGTGCTCGATGCCGCAATCTCTCCCTCCGGCGCGCTGCGCATCGAATTCGATCGTCATGCCACCGACGATCAAGCCATCCTGGCGGGACTACGAACGCTGGGTCTACGAATCATCGAGCCGCAGGCCAAGGCAGCTCCAGCCGAGAGTCACGCAGCAGTCGCTAGGCCGCACCTAGGCCAGCACGATCACAAACAGGAACACGAACATCGGCGTTTTTTTGGCGAGCGAACCGAGCTAATCTTCGCCTTGATCTGCGGTGGACTTTTGCTCGGTGGTTGGTTGCTGTCAACCTTCGCTTCCTTCAGTCCCTGGGTACCCATCGGCATCTTTCTGGCGGCCTATTTTTTCGGCGGCTTCTTCACGCTGCTCGAAGCTATCAAGAGCATCCGTGTAGGACGATTTGAGATCGATTTTCTGATGCTGGTGGCTGCTATCGGCGCGGCGACGCTCGGGGAATGGGCAGAAGGTGCCCTACTGCTCTTCTTGTTCAGCCTCGGTCACGCGCTCGAGCACTATGCGATGGGTCGCGCGAAGCGTGCCATCGAAGCATTAGCCGAGCTTGCTCCGCAAATTGCCTTGGTTCGGCGCGATAACAAGACCGAAGAAGTCGCTGTGCAGCAACTCCGACTGGCCGATGTCGTCGTCATTAAACCGAACGAACGGATTCCAGCCGATGGGTTCGTGATCCTGGGGGAAGGAAGCGTCAATCAGGCCCCGATCACTGGCGAAAGCGTGCCGGTTGAAAAACGCCCTGTGGAAGATATTCCTCAGGCCGCTGCTAACCCCGATCGACTCGAGTCGCAGCACCGAGTTTTTGCGGGCACAATCAACGGCAGTGGTTCGCTCGAAATCCAGGTCACGAAACTTTCTGGCGACTCGACACTCGCTCGAGTCGTGAAAATGGTGAAAGAGGCGGAGACGCAAAAGTCCCCCACGCAGCGGTTCACCGATAACTTCGAGCGCTACTTTGTCCCCGCAGTGCTCGGCACGGTCACGCTACTTCTATTCGCTTGGGTCGTTATCGACGAGCCCTTTAGCATGTCGTTCTATCGCGCCATGGCGGTGCTGGTCGCAGCAAGTCCCTGTGCGCTGGCGATCTCGACTCCCAGCGCCGTTCTCAGCGGAGTAGCTCGCGCGGCTCGCGGTGGAGTACTGGTGAAAGGTGGCGCTCCGCTCGAAAACTTGGGAAGACTAAGTTCTATCGCTTTTGACAAGACTGGCACTTTGACCGAAGGAAAGCCACGCCTGACCGATGTCGTCTGCTCTGCCGGTGTCACTGAAAACGAATTACTGCAAGTGGCGGTGGCTGTGGAGAGCCTGAGCGATCATCCACTCGCCGCTGCTGTTGTGCTGGGAGGGAAAGCACGCCTAAGAAGTGATCCTGTTCTGGCGGCGCAAGACGTGCAAAGCATCACGGGACGTGGAGTCAAAGCCACGGTGGATGGTCAGCAGATTTACATTGGCAAAGAGCGCTTATTCGCCGAAGTCGAGGGAACACCGCTACCCGAATTCTTGCGAGCAGCAGACGACCAGCTAAAAGCGAGCGGCCGCACAACCATGATCGTTCGTCGCGGCGATTCCTACCTCGGGGTGTTAGGCTTGATGGACACTCCCCGAGAAGCTGCCAGACAGGTTATTCGTCGTTTGCACACGCTGGGAATCAAGCGAATGATCATGCTGTCGGGCGACAATCAGCAAGTTGCTAGTGCCGTGGCCACAGCGGTCGGTATCGACGAAGCCCAGGGTGACTTGATGCCCGATGCGAAGGTCGCAGCGATCAAAAAGTTGAACCTTGCTGGTGGTGTGGCGATGGTAGGAGACGGTGTGAACGACGCCCCGGCCATGGCCAATGCCACGGTGGGCATTGCGATGGGAGCAGCTGGCTCCGACGTGGCGCTCGAAACAGCCGACGTCGCTTTGATGTCCGACGATCTCAACCATCTACCGTTCGCTGTCGGCCTAAGTCGTCAAACGAGCCGCATCATTCGGCAGAATCTTTGGCTCAGCCTCGGAATGGTCGCTTTCCTCGTTCCCGCAACGATCCTTGGACTCCGCTTAGGACCCGCCGTCTTGCTGCACGAAGGATCGACACTTCTCGTCGTACTCAATGCGTTGCGTCTGCTGGCGTATCAAGACTCCTCAGCTCCAGCTCCATAA
- a CDS encoding ice-binding family protein, with product MVMQKIAGLIGKVWSRQQTRRTRSTKPIARRLGFLCLEDRRMLAGILGTAEGFAVLAGSTVTNTGPSIISGNVGLSPGTAIVGFPPGIVIPPGVIHATDAVALQAQSDVVIAYNDLAGRASDFDLTGQDLGGLTLVPGVYTFSSSAQLTGMLTLDGQGDPDAEFIFQIGSMLTTASASSVIMINGADSCDVYWQVGSSATLGTGTDFVGSIVALTSITLTTEASILNGRALARNGAVTLDSNEISIDGCGDIAWEKRDEAGTLLGGAVFTITPDPTDGIGILTIVDNGPGDADPALGQFLVDGALFGTYTVTETAAPLGYAIDADPTRVIVVTPAEMHPTIGVQGTDDAGVTDESDFHNSLLPIEVGSIAWEKRVASGVLLGGAIFTITPDPLDGVGILTILDNGPGDADPALGQILVLNTLPGSYTVTETVAPLGYSLDGDITRIVVVTDGGLTQVIGVQGTDDAGVTDESDFHNSLLPIEVGSIAWEKRDASGVLLGGAIFTITPDPLDGVGILTILDNGPGDADPALGQILVLNTLPGTYTVTETVAPLGYGLDGDITRIVVVTVGGLTQVIGVQGANDPGVTDESDFHNSLLPIEVGSIAWEKRDASGVLLGGAIFTITPDPLDGVGILTILDNGPGDADPALGQILVLNTLPGSYTVTETVAPLGYSLDGDITRIVVVTVGGLTQVIGVQGANDPGVTDESDFHNSLLPIEVGSIAWENRDASGVLLGGAIFTITPDPLDGVGILTILDNGPGDADPALGQILVLNTLPGTYTVTETAAPLGYGLDGDITRIVVVTVGGLTQVIGVQGANDPGVTDESDFHNSLLPIEVGSIAWEKRDTSGVLLGGAIFTITPDPLDGVGILTILDNGPGDADPALGQILVLNTLPGTYTVTETTAPLGYVLDTDATRVVIVTVGGLTQVIGVQGTDDAGVTDESDFHNRRSNVIIIGPGKSPQTPQQVTVIDESSGEILVQFAPFGTTFQGGVRVAAGDLTGDGIDEIIVASGPSIAGEVRVYSQSGDLLTSFLPYGSTYVGGVQIAVGDIDGDGLLDIITVPSAGRAEVKVFRNVLVVGAPTFDAVNPYRDFLAFPASFIGGAVVAVADMGSTPLVNGPFGNTLDQKAEIVIGSSAGMQATVKVFDVSGMATSTPNTVPAHVRSFTPFTTSTRIYKGGVSLSVARINADLVPDIVVGAGVNGGSLIDVWGWSNTPSATLASLSANGLGFAAFTGTSQTAAVQVATMDTNGDAIADVILAAQGPSGITGQINEFDIISTAPLQVSLATAVPGTYPGPSYIATIVSPILPVEANLAANIQSSSAPLEVVPPATRFYVVNDDSANRTYEYGENGEANENYTLSSANTTPRGAVSTAAGDKVWVVDANRKVFVYDASGNLLGNWTAGTLASNATVEGIATNGTDIWIVDAQSDKVYRYTNAASRLSGSQNSASSFMLSSGNTSPKDIVTDGVHLWVVNDAAEDKVFKYTMSGTLVGSWAITGGGGGPTGITLDPAAPSHLWIVDSNADRVYQYDSATGRTSGSQASSISFALEAGNTNPQGIADPPVNWNSSNDSTSYAAKQAAVQDTALLALLLEMDWTISTRRRSAELDSSADASRTSLAALLPAGF from the coding sequence ATGGTTATGCAAAAAATCGCCGGTCTCATTGGGAAAGTTTGGTCTCGTCAACAGACACGCCGAACACGGAGCACCAAACCGATAGCCCGGCGACTAGGGTTTCTATGTCTCGAAGACCGCCGCATGCTGGCGGGGATTCTGGGGACAGCGGAGGGGTTCGCAGTTTTAGCAGGTTCGACCGTCACAAATACGGGGCCCTCTATCATCAGCGGCAACGTGGGACTCAGCCCAGGGACTGCGATTGTCGGTTTTCCACCTGGGATTGTCATCCCTCCCGGCGTCATTCATGCAACGGATGCTGTGGCGCTACAAGCTCAAAGCGATGTCGTGATTGCGTACAACGATCTTGCCGGCCGGGCATCCGACTTTGATTTGACAGGTCAAGACCTGGGGGGACTAACACTCGTACCAGGTGTCTACACCTTTTCGTCGTCGGCTCAATTGACCGGGATGCTGACGCTTGATGGCCAAGGAGACCCCGACGCCGAGTTCATTTTTCAAATCGGCAGCATGCTGACGACGGCAAGCGCTTCTTCCGTGATCATGATCAACGGTGCCGACAGTTGTGACGTCTATTGGCAGGTTGGGAGTTCCGCAACGCTCGGAACCGGTACAGATTTCGTCGGGAGCATCGTCGCCCTGACTAGCATCACTCTCACCACGGAAGCCTCGATCCTGAATGGCCGAGCGTTGGCCCGAAATGGGGCTGTGACGCTCGACTCCAACGAGATTTCCATCGACGGCTGCGGCGACATAGCCTGGGAAAAGCGCGACGAAGCTGGCACGCTCCTGGGGGGAGCAGTCTTTACGATCACCCCCGATCCCACCGATGGCATCGGCATTTTGACAATCGTCGATAACGGTCCCGGTGATGCTGACCCCGCGCTCGGGCAATTCCTCGTCGATGGCGCTCTGTTTGGAACCTACACCGTTACCGAAACGGCGGCCCCACTTGGTTATGCGATCGATGCCGACCCAACCCGCGTCATCGTCGTGACTCCAGCTGAAATGCATCCGACGATCGGTGTGCAAGGGACCGACGATGCGGGCGTGACCGACGAATCGGACTTCCACAACAGTTTGCTTCCCATTGAAGTAGGGAGTATCGCTTGGGAAAAGCGCGTCGCGAGCGGTGTGCTGCTGGGTGGCGCGATCTTCACGATCACCCCCGATCCACTCGACGGCGTGGGGATTCTCACGATCCTCGATAACGGCCCCGGCGATGCCGACCCCGCGCTCGGTCAAATCCTGGTCCTTAACACGCTGCCCGGCAGCTATACCGTGACTGAAACCGTGGCTCCACTGGGCTACAGTCTCGATGGCGATATCACGCGCATCGTGGTGGTAACCGATGGTGGACTGACGCAAGTGATCGGCGTGCAAGGGACCGACGATGCGGGCGTGACCGACGAGTCCGACTTCCACAACAGTTTGCTGCCGATTGAAGTAGGGAGCATCGCTTGGGAAAAGCGCGACGCGAGTGGTGTGCTGCTGGGTGGCGCGATCTTCACGATCACCCCCGATCCGCTCGACGGCGTGGGGATTCTCACGATCCTCGATAACGGTCCCGGCGATGCTGACCCTGCGCTCGGTCAAATCCTGGTCCTCAATACGCTGCCCGGCACCTACACCGTGACCGAAACCGTGGCTCCACTGGGATACGGACTCGATGGCGATATCACACGCATCGTGGTCGTAACTGTCGGCGGACTGACGCAGGTGATCGGCGTGCAAGGTGCGAATGATCCGGGTGTGACCGACGAGTCCGACTTCCACAACAGTTTGCTGCCGATTGAAGTAGGGAGCATCGCTTGGGAGAAGCGCGATGCCAGTGGTGTGCTGCTAGGCGGCGCGATCTTCACGATCACCCCCGATCCACTCGACGGCGTGGGGATTCTCACGATCCTCGATAACGGCCCCGGCGATGCCGACCCCGCGCTCGGTCAAATCCTGGTCCTCAACACGCTGCCCGGCAGCTATACCGTGACTGAAACCGTGGCTCCACTGGGCTACAGTCTCGATGGCGATATCACGCGCATCGTGGTGGTAACCGTTGGCGGACTGACGCAGGTGATCGGCGTGCAAGGTGCGAATGATCCGGGAGTAACGGACGAATCGGACTTCCACAACAGTTTGCTGCCGATTGAAGTAGGGAGCATTGCCTGGGAAAATCGCGACGCGAGTGGTGTGCTGCTGGGTGGCGCGATCTTCACGATCACCCCCGATCCGCTCGATGGCGTGGGGATTCTCACGATCCTCGATAACGGTCCCGGCGATGCCGACCCTGCGCTCGGTCAAATTTTGGTCCTCAACACGCTGCCCGGCACCTACACCGTCACGGAGACCGCAGCGCCACTGGGGTACGGTCTCGATGGCGATATCACGCGCATCGTGGTGGTAACCGTTGGCGGACTGACGCAGGTGATCGGTGTGCAAGGCGCGAATGATCCGGGTGTGACCGACGAGTCCGACTTCCACAATAGTTTGCTACCGATTGAAGTAGGGAGTATCGCTTGGGAAAAGCGCGACACGAGTGGTGTGCTGCTGGGTGGCGCGATCTTCACGATCACCCCCGATCCACTCGACGGCGTGGGGATTCTCACGATCCTCGACAACGGCCCCGGCGATGCTGACCCTGCGCTCGGTCAAATCCTGGTCCTCAATACCCTGCCCGGCACCTACACCGTGACCGAAACAACGGCGCCGCTCGGCTATGTGCTCGATACCGATGCGACTCGGGTCGTCATTGTGACTGTCGGCGGGCTCACCCAGGTGATCGGTGTGCAAGGGACCGATGATGCCGGAGTGACCGACGAATCGGATTTCCACAATCGTCGATCGAACGTGATCATCATTGGACCAGGAAAGAGTCCCCAGACGCCGCAGCAAGTCACCGTGATTGACGAGTCGAGCGGAGAGATACTGGTGCAGTTCGCTCCCTTCGGAACTACGTTTCAGGGGGGCGTGCGTGTCGCTGCTGGCGATCTCACCGGCGACGGCATCGACGAAATCATCGTAGCTTCCGGACCGAGCATCGCGGGGGAAGTGCGAGTCTACTCCCAGAGTGGCGACCTGCTGACCTCGTTTTTGCCCTATGGTTCGACCTACGTCGGGGGAGTTCAGATCGCTGTTGGCGATATCGATGGCGATGGACTGCTCGACATCATTACGGTTCCTAGCGCCGGGCGTGCCGAGGTCAAAGTCTTTCGAAATGTGCTTGTAGTCGGGGCACCGACGTTCGATGCTGTCAATCCGTACCGAGATTTCCTTGCCTTCCCCGCATCGTTTATTGGTGGCGCGGTGGTGGCTGTCGCCGACATGGGAAGCACTCCGCTGGTGAATGGTCCTTTCGGCAACACGCTCGACCAGAAAGCAGAAATCGTCATCGGCAGCAGTGCCGGCATGCAGGCCACGGTGAAGGTGTTCGACGTGAGTGGCATGGCAACGTCGACACCCAATACCGTTCCCGCACACGTTCGAAGCTTCACGCCGTTCACCACTTCCACCAGGATCTACAAGGGTGGAGTCTCGCTCAGTGTCGCGAGAATCAATGCCGATCTTGTCCCCGATATCGTGGTGGGGGCTGGAGTCAACGGTGGTTCGCTGATCGATGTTTGGGGCTGGAGCAACACTCCTTCCGCCACGCTCGCCAGCTTGTCGGCCAATGGACTTGGCTTTGCTGCGTTCACGGGAACCAGCCAAACCGCTGCGGTTCAGGTGGCCACCATGGATACCAACGGCGACGCGATCGCGGATGTTATCCTGGCTGCACAAGGGCCGAGCGGAATCACGGGGCAGATCAACGAGTTCGACATCATCAGCACCGCGCCGCTGCAGGTTTCGCTCGCCACGGCTGTCCCTGGCACTTATCCCGGTCCTTCCTACATCGCGACCATTGTCAGTCCTATCCTGCCAGTGGAGGCAAACCTGGCTGCCAACATCCAAAGTAGCTCGGCCCCTCTCGAAGTGGTCCCCCCTGCGACCCGTTTCTATGTGGTCAACGACGACAGCGCGAATCGGACCTACGAATATGGAGAAAACGGCGAAGCCAATGAGAATTACACGCTCAGCAGTGCCAACACTACTCCCCGTGGAGCGGTCAGCACTGCGGCAGGTGACAAAGTTTGGGTGGTAGATGCCAATCGAAAAGTCTTCGTCTATGACGCCAGTGGCAACCTGCTTGGGAACTGGACGGCGGGCACACTGGCGAGCAACGCGACTGTGGAAGGGATCGCCACCAACGGCACCGATATTTGGATTGTCGATGCTCAAAGCGACAAGGTTTACAGGTACACAAATGCCGCCAGCCGACTTTCCGGCAGCCAGAACTCGGCCAGCAGCTTCATGCTCAGCAGCGGGAACACAAGTCCCAAGGACATCGTCACCGACGGCGTGCACTTATGGGTGGTCAACGATGCTGCCGAAGACAAGGTGTTTAAGTACACGATGTCTGGAACGCTTGTCGGAAGCTGGGCGATCACCGGTGGTGGTGGCGGGCCGACCGGCATCACACTCGACCCCGCAGCCCCTAGCCATTTGTGGATTGTCGATTCGAATGCCGACCGCGTTTATCAGTACGACAGCGCTACGGGGCGCACATCGGGTTCGCAAGCATCTTCGATCAGCTTCGCTTTGGAGGCTGGCAATACCAACCCCCAAGGGATCGCTGATCCACCGGTGAATTGGAACTCCTCTAACGACTCGACGAGCTATGCTGCCAAACAGGCCGCCGTGCAAGATACGGCGCTGCTGGCCTTACTACTTGAAATGGACTGGACCATTTCCACCCGCCGTAGGTCTGCCGAACTCGATTCGTCGGCAGATGCTTCACGAACTTCGCTGGCCGCATTGTTACCAGCGGGCTTCTAG
- a CDS encoding BBP7 family outer membrane beta-barrel protein, protein MRVAETVERNTTYSINDLSASSPDQGEFDGSTTMTTTDSFDDCGGPTFSDPCPCVYFQIDALFLQRVPQIASQPIVVDDSTGSTLLSTSDLNFNFDPGLQATFGWRLCNGRTLELDYFGLFSGTASAVVVSPGPGSFLIFSDNLVGNVFVDVDRVEVDYSSSLHSFAANLLCCCGCCDSCSSCDSCSSDCGSNSSCQSLSWFAGFRYLNLNEQLDILAQRDELGGVEEGSYNLQTSNNLYGGQLGAKLRRTQGRFGWEAMGFGGIFYNDAQQSQSVTDFPNFLLRPTVSSRSGGVAFASGANLSAIYALSDVWNLRAGYNLLWLEGVALAPNQLDFDFADAQGGTRLHDNGSLFLHGANVGLEARW, encoded by the coding sequence GTGCGAGTTGCCGAAACCGTCGAACGCAACACGACCTACTCCATCAACGACCTGAGCGCATCCTCGCCAGACCAAGGCGAATTCGATGGGTCGACCACGATGACGACCACCGACAGTTTTGACGACTGTGGCGGCCCCACGTTCAGCGACCCATGCCCATGCGTCTATTTTCAAATCGATGCGCTGTTCCTGCAGCGGGTCCCTCAAATCGCGAGCCAGCCGATCGTTGTGGATGACTCCACCGGTTCGACTCTGTTGTCGACTTCCGATCTCAACTTCAACTTCGATCCCGGGCTACAGGCAACCTTTGGCTGGCGTCTGTGCAACGGCAGAACCCTGGAACTCGACTATTTTGGGCTCTTCTCAGGAACTGCATCGGCGGTGGTTGTTTCGCCTGGACCAGGGTCGTTCCTCATTTTTTCCGATAACCTGGTAGGAAACGTTTTTGTGGACGTCGACCGCGTGGAGGTCGATTACTCCTCTTCACTCCACAGCTTTGCCGCGAATCTGCTCTGCTGCTGCGGATGCTGCGACAGTTGCAGCAGCTGCGATAGCTGTAGTAGTGACTGCGGCAGCAACAGCAGTTGCCAATCACTCTCGTGGTTTGCAGGCTTTCGCTATCTCAACCTCAACGAACAACTCGACATCCTGGCCCAGCGTGACGAACTCGGTGGGGTGGAAGAGGGTTCCTACAACCTTCAGACCAGCAACAACCTCTACGGTGGACAGCTCGGGGCGAAGTTGCGTCGCACGCAGGGTCGTTTCGGCTGGGAAGCGATGGGCTTTGGTGGCATTTTTTATAACGACGCGCAGCAGTCCCAATCGGTGACTGACTTCCCGAATTTCCTGCTACGTCCGACAGTGTCAAGTCGCAGTGGAGGTGTTGCTTTCGCAAGCGGCGCCAACCTTTCTGCGATCTATGCACTGTCGGACGTCTGGAATTTGCGAGCCGGCTACAACCTGCTTTGGCTAGAAGGTGTGGCACTCGCCCCGAATCAGCTCGATTTTGACTTCGCAGATGCCCAAGGGGGTACCCGTTTGCACGATAACGGGAGCTTGTTTCTGCACGGTGCCAACGTCGGCCTAGAAGCCCGCTGGTAA
- a CDS encoding LuxR family transcriptional regulator — MPAPLSRAVSSNPSGSPRFSKSPELLQATTDLSEPAGLACLADVFVMLCDWRGRSTWTSGNDSLGKVGELIWEHLALDSLEQAKHALGQVVAIRVPQVLDVVHKNGDRIRGRLWPLDSPEIAVCLLGSRVPGNLRQLSQRERDVLDWLAYGFEPRSIAEKLDISISTIHTHLKHAREKLALPTLESLISFAARYCYPMSLPFEQKT; from the coding sequence ATGCCAGCCCCCCTGAGTCGAGCGGTGAGCAGCAACCCCTCTGGGAGTCCTCGTTTCAGCAAGAGTCCCGAGCTACTCCAGGCAACAACCGATCTCTCCGAGCCCGCCGGTCTCGCTTGCTTAGCCGATGTTTTTGTGATGCTGTGCGATTGGCGAGGTCGTTCCACATGGACTAGCGGCAATGATTCCCTGGGGAAAGTGGGCGAACTTATCTGGGAGCATTTGGCACTCGACTCCCTGGAGCAGGCCAAGCATGCTTTAGGACAAGTAGTGGCTATTCGCGTTCCTCAGGTACTCGACGTGGTGCACAAGAATGGCGATCGTATCCGTGGTCGACTCTGGCCACTCGATTCTCCGGAAATTGCTGTCTGTCTTCTGGGGTCGCGAGTCCCTGGCAATTTACGGCAGCTTTCGCAGCGAGAGCGGGATGTCCTCGACTGGCTCGCCTATGGATTCGAACCGCGATCGATTGCCGAAAAACTTGATATTAGTATTAGCACGATCCACACGCATCTAAAACATGCCCGTGAAAAGCTGGCACTTCCAACGCTCGAATCGCTCATCAGTTTTGCCGCCCGCTACTGCTATCCCATGAGCCTCCCTTTTGAGCAAAAGACTTAA